The Echinicola rosea genome has a segment encoding these proteins:
- a CDS encoding TrkH family potassium uptake protein, producing MIHYKAIAKVMGGLLMLLGLLMLPGIGFSFYYQSGDQMPLIYSAFVSMAIGGLLFFSFSKEDQNIRKREGYLIVALSWIFMSLFGMLPYLVSGTLINLSDAIFETISGLTTTGASVLNDIEALPKGILFWRSMTQWIGGLGIIVLTVAIFPLLGIGGIELFVAESPGPTSDKLHPRIRETAKRLWYVYVGLTILCIGLYYLGGMDFYDAVNHALTTLATGGFSTKNASMAFFDVPFIQYVAIIFMFLAGTNFTVIYFGIMGKFDRVWKSDEFKAYVLVVALIIIGLTIPVYFIGGLELEKAFRDTAFQVVSLITTTGFVTADYTSFGHGLTILFFLLLFVGGCAGSTAGGIKFIRHLTFFKNTLLEFKRIVHPRAIVTLKINNERVTGKIITHIMIFLLIYLMVFVVGSVMLSIVGYDMLTSFGAVATCLGNVGPAIGNVGPLDNFSFFDPFTKVFLSAIMLLGRLELFTILVLFTPYFWRAN from the coding sequence ATGATCCATTATAAGGCGATTGCGAAAGTTATGGGAGGATTACTGATGCTGTTGGGGTTGTTGATGCTTCCAGGTATCGGTTTTAGTTTCTACTATCAAAGCGGCGACCAGATGCCACTGATTTATTCGGCCTTCGTGTCCATGGCTATAGGCGGATTGCTGTTTTTTTCATTTTCCAAAGAAGATCAGAATATCCGGAAGCGTGAGGGATACCTTATCGTGGCTTTAAGTTGGATTTTTATGTCCCTATTTGGGATGTTGCCTTATCTAGTGAGTGGTACACTCATCAATTTATCTGATGCGATTTTTGAGACAATATCGGGACTGACTACTACTGGCGCTTCTGTTTTGAATGATATCGAGGCATTGCCAAAGGGGATTTTGTTTTGGAGAAGCATGACCCAGTGGATAGGTGGTTTGGGAATCATTGTCCTCACGGTAGCGATTTTTCCACTCTTGGGAATAGGAGGTATAGAACTGTTTGTCGCTGAATCTCCAGGTCCTACATCAGATAAATTGCATCCCAGGATTCGGGAAACGGCCAAGCGGCTTTGGTATGTTTATGTGGGACTGACGATTCTTTGTATTGGGTTGTATTACCTGGGAGGCATGGATTTTTATGATGCCGTAAACCATGCGCTTACGACGTTGGCGACAGGTGGGTTTTCGACCAAGAATGCCAGCATGGCCTTTTTTGATGTTCCTTTCATCCAGTATGTTGCGATTATCTTTATGTTTTTGGCAGGGACCAACTTTACCGTGATCTATTTTGGGATAATGGGGAAGTTTGATCGGGTGTGGAAAAGTGATGAATTCAAGGCGTATGTTTTGGTGGTGGCATTGATCATTATCGGTTTGACTATTCCTGTGTATTTTATTGGAGGATTGGAGCTAGAAAAGGCATTTAGGGATACAGCATTCCAAGTGGTGTCACTGATTACGACGACGGGATTTGTGACGGCCGATTATACAAGCTTTGGCCATGGCCTTACCATTTTGTTCTTCCTGTTGCTCTTTGTAGGTGGTTGTGCAGGTTCGACCGCAGGAGGGATCAAGTTTATCCGCCACCTTACGTTCTTTAAAAACACCCTTTTGGAGTTTAAGCGGATCGTTCATCCCAGGGCAATTGTAACCCTCAAAATCAACAATGAACGCGTAACGGGCAAAATCATCACGCACATCATGATTTTTTTATTGATTTACTTGATGGTGTTTGTCGTGGGAAGTGTGATGTTGTCTATTGTAGGATATGATATGTTGACCAGTTTCGGAGCGGTAGCAACTTGTCTGGGAAATGTAGGCCCCGCGATTGGCAATGTGGGCCCTTTGGATAATTTCTCCTTCTTTGATCCATTTACCAAAGTCTTCTTATCCGCTATTATGTTGCTTGGTCGTTTGGAGCTGTTTACTATTCTGGTATTGTTTACTCCGTATTTTTGGAGGGCAAATTAG
- a CDS encoding PhzF family phenazine biosynthesis protein, whose protein sequence is MEIDYQIISVFTDQNRNFTGNPAAVILLDKLPAEREMQAIAKELNQPATTFLVKEPGDDRFSIRWFAPDAEIGLCGHGTAAATAFLGQQEPGNRTFTFIYPEGKLEGILHADQTVSINTKSIEVLEALEEIPEPIVEGLGIPLLAMYRTDNKYIILAKDGGDIKKMNPDFERLSACDIFGYAVTAPGEDVDFISRTFVPHTLQKEDYATGSSHAILVPFWAKRLEKKHLKSLQLSKRGGAFSCELTDNGLVSLKGAFVMEKTGKLSF, encoded by the coding sequence ATGGAAATAGATTATCAGATCATTTCAGTTTTTACTGATCAAAACCGCAACTTTACCGGAAATCCTGCTGCTGTGATCCTGTTGGACAAACTTCCTGCTGAAAGGGAAATGCAGGCCATAGCCAAAGAGCTCAATCAGCCAGCTACCACCTTTTTGGTCAAGGAGCCCGGAGATGATCGATTTTCGATCAGGTGGTTTGCGCCTGATGCAGAGATTGGACTTTGTGGACACGGAACTGCCGCGGCCACTGCTTTTTTGGGACAGCAAGAGCCTGGTAACCGGACATTCACGTTTATTTATCCTGAAGGAAAACTGGAAGGGATATTACATGCCGATCAAACTGTCTCCATCAATACGAAGTCGATTGAAGTCTTGGAAGCGCTAGAGGAGATTCCAGAACCCATCGTGGAGGGACTGGGAATCCCTTTGTTGGCCATGTATCGGACGGACAATAAATACATCATTCTGGCCAAAGACGGAGGAGATATTAAGAAAATGAATCCTGACTTTGAGCGCCTATCGGCGTGTGACATTTTTGGTTATGCCGTTACTGCTCCGGGCGAAGATGTGGACTTTATAAGCCGCACATTCGTACCGCATACCTTGCAGAAGGAAGATTATGCCACGGGATCTTCACACGCCATTTTGGTGCCCTTTTGGGCCAAAAGACTGGAGAAGAAGCATCTAAAGTCCTTGCAGCTTAGCAAAAGGGGCGGGGCGTTTTCGTGCGAATTGACCGATAATGGTTTGGTTTCCCTCAAAGGAGCTTTTGTGAT